Proteins from a single region of Caloramator sp. E03:
- the folK gene encoding 2-amino-4-hydroxy-6-hydroxymethyldihydropteridine diphosphokinase: MNRVYVAFGSNIGDKNKNIKKAIEMMNARGLNVIKISQIYKTEPYGYTNQPEFLNGVLEALTDLDAMDVLYTLLNIEKDLGRVREFKWGPRIIDLDILFFNDDVIDEKDLKVPHPDMQNREFVLKPLCEIAPNFMHPVLKKSVKDMLLELELKNK; encoded by the coding sequence ATGAATAGGGTTTATGTTGCCTTTGGAAGTAATATTGGTGATAAGAATAAAAATATTAAAAAAGCTATTGAAATGATGAATGCTAGAGGGCTTAATGTAATAAAAATATCTCAGATTTATAAAACAGAGCCCTATGGATATACAAATCAGCCTGAATTTTTAAACGGGGTTTTAGAAGCTTTAACTGATTTAGATGCTATGGATGTTTTATATACTCTTTTAAATATAGAAAAGGATTTAGGAAGGGTTAGGGAATTTAAGTGGGGACCAAGGATTATAGATTTAGATATTTTATTTTTCAATGATGATGTTATTGATGAAAAAGATTTAAAGGTTCCCCATCCGGATATGCAAAACAGGGAGTTTGTTCTAAAGCCTTTATGTGAAATTGCTCCGAATTTTATGCATCCTGTTTTAAAAAAGAGCGTTAAGGATATGCTTTTAGAGCTTGAATTAAAAAATAAATAG
- a CDS encoding HAD family hydrolase, with amino-acid sequence MIKLIATDLDGTLLNDKGEIDKKLINILKVLKSKDIKFVPTSGRLYSTLCRNFKDYGSDLIIVAINGAIIQYNNNGKVIYENSIDREICFESVKALIDLNMDIEIYITCKNSNYLLRQNKELIEKFAISDADMAFIENYYDINEDIFKIGIFKTSGFTKEEIDKIKIATDNRFEYAVSGNVWLDITNKEVNKGNAIKILQNIFDIKKEETLVFGDYYNDISMFKRAYYSYAMANAPHDVKAKARFVALDNNSSGVIKVIEKVVGE; translated from the coding sequence ATGATTAAATTAATAGCAACAGACCTTGATGGGACTCTTTTGAATGATAAAGGAGAAATAGACAAAAAACTTATAAATATATTAAAAGTATTAAAATCAAAGGATATTAAATTCGTTCCAACCAGTGGCAGGCTCTACAGCACTCTTTGCAGAAATTTTAAAGATTATGGTTCTGATTTAATAATTGTTGCAATTAATGGAGCTATAATTCAATACAATAATAACGGGAAAGTTATTTATGAAAATTCAATTGATAGAGAAATATGCTTTGAAAGTGTAAAAGCTTTAATAGATTTAAATATGGATATTGAAATATATATAACTTGTAAGAATAGTAACTATCTTTTAAGACAGAATAAAGAGCTTATTGAAAAATTTGCAATTTCGGATGCGGATATGGCTTTTATAGAAAACTATTATGATATTAATGAGGATATATTTAAAATTGGAATATTTAAAACTTCAGGTTTTACAAAAGAAGAAATTGATAAAATTAAAATTGCAACAGATAATAGGTTTGAATATGCAGTATCAGGCAATGTATGGCTTGATATTACAAACAAAGAGGTTAACAAAGGAAATGCAATAAAAATTCTTCAAAACATTTTCGATATTAAAAAAGAAGAAACATTAGTTTTTGGAGATTATTATAACGACATTTCAATGTTTAAAAGGGCTTATTACAGCTACGCTATGGCTAATGCCCCCCATGATGTTAAGGCGAAGGCAAGATTTGTAGCACTTGACAATAACAGTAGTGGTGTTATTAAGGTTATTGAAAAGGTAGTAGGGGAATAG
- a CDS encoding secondary thiamine-phosphate synthase enzyme YjbQ, producing the protein MKSYRKELWFNIPSRRGFVNITGDIEKCLKESGIKEGLLLCNAMHITASVFINDDEAGLHKDFEKWLEKLAPEKPYSQYMHNGFEDNADAHLKRTIMGREVVVAVTDGKLDLGPWEQIFYGEFDGMRNKRVLLKIIGE; encoded by the coding sequence TTGAAGAGCTACAGAAAAGAACTTTGGTTTAATATTCCATCAAGAAGAGGATTTGTAAATATCACAGGCGATATTGAAAAATGTTTAAAAGAAAGCGGCATAAAAGAAGGATTGCTTCTTTGCAATGCTATGCATATAACAGCGAGCGTATTTATCAACGACGATGAGGCAGGGCTTCATAAGGATTTTGAGAAATGGCTTGAAAAGCTTGCCCCTGAAAAGCCCTACAGCCAATATATGCATAACGGGTTTGAAGATAATGCAGATGCACACCTTAAAAGGACTATTATGGGAAGAGAAGTTGTCGTTGCTGTTACCGATGGAAAACTCGACCTTGGTCCATGGGAGCAGATTTTTTACGGGGAATTCGATGGTATGAGAAATAAAAGGGTGCTTTTAAAGATTATAGGTGAATAG
- a CDS encoding 2-hydroxyacyl-CoA dehydratase family protein yields the protein MKKIGITTTVPVEVLYAAGYSVVDLNNIFITSKDYLRYIEIAERDGFPKSLCAWIKGIYGACIENGIDEVVGVIEGDCSNTKSLIEVLKSKGVKIYPFSYPAKHTIEEVKKSIDDFIKLFFKDELVDSNIKEKIEDTRQTLSKGRVLARRIDELTCDFKATGLENHIYQISLSDFNGDIEGYTEILKEKVKEIELRKPKTKKIKLAYIGVPPMTPDIYDFIEKYDAQIVYNEVQREFAFPRFDRAKDIYEQYYDYTYPYSLEFRLKEIEKIIKERNIDGVIHYTQAFCYRAIDDIVIKRKLNIPVLNIEGDKLNCLDGRTKIRIEAFLDMLMDLKGD from the coding sequence ATGAAAAAAATAGGGATAACAACAACTGTTCCAGTTGAGGTCTTATATGCAGCAGGATACAGCGTTGTAGATTTAAACAATATTTTTATAACATCAAAGGACTATTTAAGATATATTGAAATTGCAGAAAGGGATGGATTTCCAAAGAGTCTTTGTGCATGGATAAAGGGCATATATGGTGCGTGTATTGAAAATGGAATAGATGAAGTTGTTGGAGTTATAGAAGGGGATTGCTCTAATACAAAATCTCTTATTGAGGTTTTAAAATCAAAGGGGGTTAAAATATATCCTTTTTCTTATCCCGCAAAGCATACAATAGAAGAAGTTAAAAAATCAATAGATGATTTTATAAAATTGTTTTTTAAAGATGAGCTTGTAGATTCTAATATAAAAGAAAAAATTGAAGATACAAGGCAGACTCTAAGCAAAGGAAGGGTTCTTGCAAGGAGAATAGATGAATTGACTTGCGATTTTAAGGCAACGGGATTGGAAAACCATATTTATCAGATATCTCTTAGTGATTTTAACGGCGACATTGAAGGCTATACAGAGATATTGAAGGAAAAGGTTAAAGAAATAGAATTAAGAAAACCAAAGACAAAAAAAATAAAACTTGCCTATATAGGAGTTCCGCCTATGACTCCTGATATATATGACTTTATTGAAAAATATGATGCACAGATAGTTTACAATGAAGTGCAAAGGGAATTTGCTTTCCCAAGGTTTGACAGGGCAAAGGATATATATGAGCAGTATTATGATTATACCTATCCATACAGCCTTGAATTCAGGCTTAAGGAAATTGAAAAGATTATAAAGGAAAGGAATATCGATGGAGTAATACATTATACACAGGCCTTCTGCTACAGGGCAATAGACGATATTGTTATTAAAAGGAAGCTAAATATCCCTGTTCTTAATATTGAGGGCGATAAATTAAACTGCCTCGATGGGAGGACAAAAATAAGGATAGAAGCATTTTTGGATATGCTTATGGATTTAAAGGGGGATTAA
- a CDS encoding 7-carboxy-7-deazaguanine synthase QueE, producing the protein MYKIAEIFNSVQGEGSYLGCPASFIRLSGCNLHCSWCDTDFSLKYIMTAEEIIDKIKYEKVIITGGEPTIYDLKPLLLELKKRSKVTMLETNGTNPTDDIRHLLDWIVCSPKPEKNWTINERCIFDELKYVVDGQFNPDKHIPKAIKEKYKDRIWLQPESSNLILRAKEAFDFSMNDNALRVGLQLHKIIDVK; encoded by the coding sequence ATGTATAAGATTGCAGAGATATTCAATTCAGTTCAAGGAGAAGGCTCATACTTAGGGTGCCCAGCATCATTTATAAGGCTTTCGGGATGCAATCTGCACTGCAGCTGGTGCGATACTGATTTTTCACTAAAATATATCATGACAGCTGAGGAAATTATAGATAAGATAAAATATGAAAAAGTTATAATTACAGGAGGAGAGCCTACTATTTATGATTTAAAGCCTCTTCTTTTAGAGCTTAAAAAAAGAAGCAAAGTTACGATGCTTGAAACTAATGGGACAAACCCCACAGATGATATAAGGCATCTTTTGGATTGGATAGTATGTTCGCCAAAACCAGAAAAAAATTGGACAATAAATGAAAGATGCATTTTTGACGAATTAAAATATGTGGTTGATGGACAGTTTAACCCTGATAAACACATTCCAAAGGCAATCAAAGAAAAGTATAAAGACAGGATATGGCTTCAACCAGAAAGCAGCAATTTAATTTTAAGAGCAAAGGAAGCTTTTGACTTTTCTATGAATGACAACGCTTTAAGAGTAGGGCTTCAGCTTCATAAGATAATAGATGTAAAATAA
- a CDS encoding cation:proton antiporter regulatory subunit, with the protein MEKLIDYIERFKNISPFTLIEISIKEPSWVIGKNLDEVKFWKNTGATIIAYREGEKIVVSPGPDYRFKAGDIIVVIGSSDVYERVCNFIYGENGVD; encoded by the coding sequence TTGGAAAAACTCATTGATTATATTGAGAGATTTAAAAACATATCTCCTTTTACATTAATTGAGATAAGTATTAAAGAACCAAGCTGGGTTATAGGAAAGAATCTTGATGAAGTTAAATTTTGGAAAAATACTGGAGCAACAATAATTGCCTATAGGGAAGGAGAAAAAATAGTTGTGTCTCCTGGTCCTGATTATAGATTTAAAGCAGGAGATATTATAGTTGTTATTGGGAGCAGTGATGTATATGAAAGAGTATGTAATTTTATATATGGGGAAAATGGGGTGGATTAA
- a CDS encoding acyl-CoA dehydratase activase, translating to MRIVGIDLGSRFVKTLVMEDYKIVERICISTVSFYKEYCSFNGRLKVDFKKLGIDSFDFGVSTGYGRNNVDIENFNIINELKAHAYGAMYQTGLKDFILLDVGGQDVKIIKVEKGVLTDIELNDKCAASCGRYIENMAKILETSIDEIFSYYKNPVELNSTCAVFSESELIGKIAEGVPFENLCAGVNYSLYKRLKPLLTRFKGKSLLISGGVAENKALLEYLKSDYDEINVLNDSKFNGAIGCCYFGILKYKK from the coding sequence TTGAGGATTGTTGGTATTGATTTAGGCTCAAGATTTGTAAAGACTTTAGTAATGGAGGATTATAAAATAGTTGAAAGGATTTGTATAAGCACAGTTAGCTTTTATAAGGAATACTGCAGTTTTAATGGAAGGCTTAAGGTAGATTTTAAAAAGCTTGGTATTGATAGTTTTGATTTTGGGGTTTCAACAGGTTATGGAAGGAATAACGTCGATATAGAAAATTTTAACATAATAAATGAGCTTAAGGCCCATGCCTATGGAGCTATGTATCAGACAGGTTTAAAGGATTTTATTCTTTTAGACGTTGGTGGACAGGATGTTAAAATTATAAAGGTTGAAAAAGGTGTCTTAACTGACATTGAGCTTAATGATAAATGTGCAGCTTCCTGTGGCAGGTATATTGAAAATATGGCTAAGATACTTGAAACTTCAATAGATGAAATATTTTCTTATTATAAAAACCCAGTAGAGCTTAATTCAACCTGTGCAGTTTTTTCTGAATCTGAACTTATAGGTAAAATTGCAGAGGGTGTTCCCTTTGAAAACCTTTGTGCAGGGGTTAACTATTCCCTTTATAAAAGGTTAAAGCCTCTTTTAACAAGGTTTAAAGGAAAAAGCCTTCTGATTTCTGGAGGAGTTGCTGAAAATAAGGCTCTTTTGGAATATCTTAAAAGCGATTATGATGAGATAAATGTGCTTAATGATTCAAAGTTTAATGGTGCAATTGGGTGCTGCTACTTTGGAATTTTAAAGTATAAAAAATAG
- the folE2 gene encoding GTP cyclohydrolase FolE2 — protein sequence MKDVQSEKDFRNVSLKKVGINGLKWPIVVKEKSGGVQNTISQMALSVDLPADIRGTHMSRFVELVNDLKEITPKEIEKALDKLKEKLGAKTAHLKIDFDYFIKKPSPVTGIVSPYDVKCSFDAEKGEDFRFIMEVIVPVSTLCPCSKEISEFGAHNQRATVNISIYSKKLIWIEDLVKVAEDSASSPVFSLLKRKDEKFVTERAYLNPRFVEDVVREAAIRLDDMKEILWYRVYVESMESIHNHNAFACTEKGVIL from the coding sequence ATGAAGGACGTACAAAGCGAAAAGGATTTTAGAAATGTTTCATTAAAAAAAGTAGGAATAAACGGTTTAAAATGGCCCATCGTTGTTAAGGAAAAGAGCGGAGGAGTTCAAAATACTATTTCACAGATGGCACTGTCAGTTGATTTACCTGCTGATATAAGGGGAACCCATATGAGCAGGTTTGTTGAACTTGTAAACGATTTGAAGGAAATTACACCAAAGGAGATAGAAAAGGCATTAGATAAATTAAAGGAAAAACTTGGTGCAAAGACAGCCCACCTTAAAATCGATTTTGATTATTTTATTAAAAAGCCATCTCCAGTTACGGGAATTGTATCTCCCTACGATGTTAAATGCTCCTTTGATGCTGAAAAGGGAGAAGATTTTAGATTTATAATGGAGGTTATAGTTCCAGTTTCAACGCTTTGCCCCTGCTCAAAGGAAATAAGCGAGTTTGGGGCACACAATCAAAGAGCTACTGTTAATATAAGCATATATTCAAAAAAGCTTATATGGATAGAAGATTTGGTTAAAGTTGCTGAGGACAGCGCAAGCTCTCCAGTCTTTTCACTGTTAAAGAGAAAGGATGAAAAATTTGTAACAGAAAGAGCATATTTAAACCCAAGGTTTGTTGAGGACGTGGTTAGAGAGGCTGCAATAAGGCTTGATGATATGAAAGAAATTTTATGGTACAGGGTTTATGTTGAAAGCATGGAAAGTATTCATAATCATAATGCTTTTGCATGTACGGAAAAAGGGGTGATATTATGA
- a CDS encoding sugar kinase produces the protein MDVITFGESMVLFSPTCNGPLRFVDTFTKGLAGAESNVAIALSRLGRSVGWFSRIGDDEFGRFIINTIRGEGIDVSRVVVDGTNPTGILFKERFLKSNPNVYYYRSNSAASFLSENDIDENYIKEARILHITGITLDISKSAREAAFKAMRIAKENGVLVSFDPNIRLKLCKKEEAVPVIKEALTLCDIVFPGIDEGKIIFKKDNERDIAEEILNLGAKVAAVKLGEKGCYIKSRYEESYVEGFRIDRIEDTVGAGDGFAAGFLHGYLNNLLLSECGRIANAVGAMAIAVKGDMEGFPTLRQLDEFMKCSLIDR, from the coding sequence ATGGATGTAATTACTTTTGGAGAATCGATGGTTCTTTTTAGTCCTACATGCAATGGCCCGCTTAGGTTTGTAGACACATTTACTAAAGGATTAGCAGGAGCAGAATCAAATGTTGCAATTGCTCTTTCAAGACTTGGAAGAAGCGTTGGATGGTTTTCGAGAATTGGAGATGATGAATTTGGACGGTTTATCATTAATACCATAAGAGGAGAAGGCATAGATGTTTCAAGGGTTGTAGTGGATGGAACCAACCCAACTGGAATATTATTTAAAGAAAGATTTTTGAAAAGCAATCCCAATGTTTATTATTATAGATCAAATTCTGCTGCGAGTTTTTTATCTGAAAATGATATTGATGAGAATTATATAAAAGAGGCAAGAATTTTACACATAACGGGAATAACCCTCGATATTTCAAAATCAGCAAGAGAAGCTGCTTTTAAGGCGATGAGGATTGCAAAGGAGAATGGAGTTTTAGTTTCTTTTGATCCTAATATAAGGTTAAAACTATGTAAAAAGGAAGAGGCAGTACCAGTAATTAAGGAGGCTCTAACTCTTTGTGATATAGTTTTTCCAGGTATTGATGAAGGAAAGATTATCTTTAAAAAAGATAATGAAAGAGATATTGCAGAAGAAATTTTAAACTTAGGAGCTAAAGTTGCTGCAGTTAAATTAGGAGAAAAGGGATGCTACATAAAGAGCAGGTATGAAGAGAGCTATGTAGAGGGATTTAGGATTGACAGGATAGAGGATACCGTAGGTGCAGGAGATGGATTTGCAGCTGGATTTTTGCATGGATATTTGAATAACCTTTTACTAAGCGAGTGCGGAAGAATAGCAAATGCTGTTGGTGCTATGGCAATTGCTGTAAAGGGGGATATGGAGGGTTTTCCAACGCTAAGACAGCTTGATGAATTTATGAAATGCAGCCTTATTGATAGATAA
- a CDS encoding 6-pyruvoyl trahydropterin synthase family protein, which produces MKLTVTKEFTFDCAHILSYHEGLCSNLHGHTYRLEVTASKNELINEGSSEGMILDFGDLKRIVKDLIIDIFDHSFLFWESGCDAEREIADIIEKYGMRIVKLKDRPTAENIAVFIINTLNEHLKDSPINIVKVRLYETPTSYAEVKNYV; this is translated from the coding sequence TTGAAGTTAACTGTTACGAAGGAGTTTACCTTTGACTGTGCGCATATACTTTCATACCATGAGGGGCTTTGCTCTAATCTTCATGGACATACTTATAGATTAGAGGTTACAGCATCAAAAAATGAGCTTATAAATGAAGGAAGCTCTGAAGGAATGATTTTAGATTTTGGTGATTTAAAAAGAATTGTAAAGGATTTAATAATAGATATATTTGACCATTCATTTTTATTCTGGGAAAGTGGCTGCGATGCTGAAAGGGAAATTGCCGATATTATAGAAAAATATGGAATGAGGATTGTAAAGTTAAAAGATAGACCGACAGCAGAGAATATTGCTGTTTTTATTATTAATACGTTAAACGAGCATTTAAAGGACAGCCCTATTAATATAGTAAAGGTAAGGCTTTATGAGACTCCAACATCCTATGCAGAGGTGAAAAATTATGTATAA
- the queC gene encoding 7-cyano-7-deazaguanine synthase QueC — MDKALVLVSGGLDSTVLLAKVVKELKGENVTALNIFYGQKHAKEAKFAKLQAEKYNVNYITADLSSVFKFSKDCPLLEGSKNEIPEKSYAEQLKDMGGYGTVSTYVPFRNGLFLSYAAAVGIQLGASRIYYGAHSDDAAGNAYPDCSYNFIQSMASAIYEGTGGKIKLEAPFWSFTKKDIVREGLDLGVDFSHTWSCYKGQDEPCRSCATCIDREKAFELNDTIDPLLRR, encoded by the coding sequence ATGGATAAAGCATTGGTTTTAGTAAGTGGAGGACTTGACAGTACGGTACTTCTTGCAAAGGTTGTTAAGGAGTTAAAAGGAGAAAACGTAACTGCACTAAATATTTTCTATGGTCAAAAACATGCAAAGGAAGCTAAATTTGCAAAGCTTCAAGCTGAAAAATATAATGTTAACTATATTACTGCTGATCTTTCAAGCGTTTTTAAGTTTTCAAAGGACTGCCCTCTTTTAGAGGGAAGTAAAAATGAAATACCAGAAAAGTCCTACGCTGAACAGCTAAAGGATATGGGAGGATATGGCACTGTATCAACTTATGTGCCCTTTAGAAATGGGCTTTTTTTATCCTATGCTGCAGCTGTTGGGATTCAACTTGGGGCATCGAGAATATACTATGGGGCACATTCAGATGATGCAGCTGGGAATGCTTATCCTGATTGTTCCTATAATTTTATACAGAGTATGGCATCAGCTATATATGAGGGAACTGGAGGAAAAATTAAATTAGAAGCTCCCTTTTGGAGTTTTACAAAGAAGGATATTGTAAGGGAAGGATTAGATTTGGGAGTTGATTTTTCCCATACATGGAGCTGCTATAAAGGACAGGATGAGCCCTGCAGAAGCTGTGCAACCTGTATTGACAGGGAAAAGGCCTTTGAGTTAAATGATACAATAGATCCGCTTCTAAGGAGGTAA
- a CDS encoding Yip1 family protein yields MEEITINKKTSLSDKAKYFFKKPSILFEQFVEDPKYGLNLLIFIIATAIYSVSYAIGCKDYIISMIEKQVQEISQPQALEIAKSVATNPIILSVSAIVTTIISVYLFSLLYFLIAKFTDRKISFKRIVSIYCLSSIAIAIGLIIKSILMLIIHKPILDNSSNPTLIGTLLNYIDPFNIWQYVLLIIGISTVGKTSKKESSFIVIIGIIISISISLLMFALKLKK; encoded by the coding sequence ATGGAAGAAATTACAATCAACAAAAAAACATCTCTAAGCGATAAAGCAAAATATTTTTTTAAAAAACCTTCTATATTATTTGAACAATTTGTTGAGGATCCAAAATATGGTTTAAACCTTTTAATTTTTATAATTGCTACAGCTATCTACTCAGTATCTTATGCAATAGGCTGTAAAGACTATATTATTAGTATGATTGAAAAACAAGTGCAAGAAATATCTCAACCACAGGCATTAGAAATTGCAAAATCTGTAGCAACAAATCCTATTATACTTTCGGTTTCTGCAATAGTTACTACAATTATTTCTGTTTATCTTTTTTCATTATTATATTTTTTAATTGCTAAATTTACTGATAGAAAAATATCATTTAAGCGCATTGTTTCCATATACTGCCTATCATCAATAGCAATTGCAATTGGTCTTATTATAAAATCCATACTTATGCTTATAATACACAAGCCTATTTTGGATAATTCATCAAATCCAACATTGATAGGTACCTTATTAAATTACATTGATCCTTTTAATATATGGCAATATGTATTACTTATAATAGGTATTTCTACTGTAGGAAAAACTTCAAAAAAGGAAAGTTCATTTATTGTAATCATTGGTATAATAATATCAATCTCTATTTCACTTCTCATGTTTGCTTTAAAATTAAAAAAGTAA
- the folP gene encoding dihydropteroate synthase, with translation MNYMTLKNGEKYVFDSTKIMGILNITPDSFYEGSRVASVDLALQRALEMIEEGADVLDIGGESTRPGSEPITEDEEIERVIPIIEAIRKVNKEILISVDTYRAKTAEYSIKAGADIINDISAMTFDDDMVNVVKKYDVPVILMHIKGTPKNMQNNPYYDDVLKEVYDFLKERIEYAKSFGIEKDKIIIDPGIGFGKLLEHNIELIKNIDYFDELGCPILLAHSRKSSIGAVLGNLPPKDRLEGTIAVSCFAALKGVDMIRVHDVKENKRALKMIEVLR, from the coding sequence ATGAATTATATGACTTTAAAGAATGGGGAAAAGTATGTATTTGATAGTACTAAGATTATGGGAATATTAAATATTACTCCTGATTCATTTTATGAAGGCTCAAGGGTAGCTTCGGTAGATTTGGCATTACAAAGAGCCCTTGAGATGATTGAAGAGGGAGCTGATGTTCTTGATATAGGAGGAGAGTCAACAAGGCCTGGCTCTGAGCCTATAACTGAAGATGAAGAAATAGAAAGGGTTATTCCAATTATTGAGGCAATAAGAAAGGTTAATAAAGAAATTTTAATATCAGTCGATACATACAGAGCCAAAACTGCTGAATATTCAATTAAAGCAGGAGCAGATATAATAAACGATATAAGTGCTATGACCTTTGATGATGATATGGTTAATGTTGTTAAAAAATATGATGTTCCTGTTATTTTGATGCATATTAAAGGGACTCCTAAAAATATGCAAAATAATCCTTACTATGATGATGTATTAAAAGAAGTATATGATTTTTTAAAAGAGAGAATAGAATATGCAAAAAGCTTTGGAATTGAAAAAGATAAAATAATCATAGATCCAGGAATTGGATTTGGGAAACTGTTAGAGCATAACATTGAACTTATTAAAAATATAGATTATTTTGATGAATTGGGCTGTCCAATTCTTCTTGCACACTCAAGAAAATCGAGTATAGGTGCTGTCCTTGGGAATCTTCCCCCAAAGGATAGGCTTGAAGGGACTATTGCTGTTTCCTGTTTTGCAGCTTTAAAAGGGGTAGATATGATAAGAGTTCATGATGTTAAAGAAAATAAAAGGGCTTTAAAAATGATTGAGGTGTTAAGATGA
- a CDS encoding PTS sugar transporter subunit IIB — protein MKIVLVCFAGMSTSMLVNRMNKAALEKNIKAEIIAVPACDIYNNIDDADVILLGPQARYLLTEIKNNVSDKNTPIDIIDQQTYGMMNGEAVLEIALKLLNK, from the coding sequence ATGAAAATAGTTTTAGTATGTTTTGCAGGAATGTCAACAAGCATGCTGGTTAATAGGATGAATAAAGCAGCTTTAGAAAAAAATATAAAAGCTGAAATAATTGCTGTACCTGCATGCGATATTTACAATAATATAGATGATGCAGATGTAATATTGCTAGGCCCCCAAGCACGTTATCTTTTAACTGAAATAAAAAATAACGTATCAGATAAAAATACTCCCATAGATATAATTGATCAACAAACCTATGGTATGATGAATGGAGAAGCAGTACTTGAAATAGCTCTTAAACTTCTTAATAAGTAA
- the queD gene encoding 6-carboxytetrahydropterin synthase QueD — MILIKEFEFDAAHNLVNYHGKCEKLHGHTYKLVVKLEGTVDEEGMVFDFVELKKIVKEKVIDKFDHSYINEIIKQPTAENIAVYVFNELKDVLKRDNCRLFEVEVWETKNSGVAYRG; from the coding sequence ATGATTTTGATTAAGGAATTTGAATTTGATGCAGCCCATAATCTTGTTAATTATCATGGAAAATGTGAAAAACTTCATGGACATACATATAAACTTGTAGTGAAACTTGAAGGAACAGTAGATGAGGAGGGTATGGTTTTTGATTTTGTTGAACTCAAAAAAATAGTAAAGGAAAAAGTTATAGATAAATTTGACCATTCTTATATAAATGAAATAATAAAACAACCAACAGCAGAAAACATAGCTGTATATGTCTTTAATGAGCTAAAAGATGTTTTAAAAAGGGATAACTGCAGATTGTTTGAAGTTGAAGTTTGGGAAACTAAAAATAGTGGTGTAGCTTATAGGGGGTAG